The following proteins are co-located in the Dyadobacter chenwenxiniae genome:
- the traK gene encoding conjugative transposon protein TraK, producing MFTKAKNIDTAFRHVRAFTVIIIICSIGFCCFAVYKSYQLVDKTQDKVYILASGKVLDAYAFERNENIPVEARDHVATFHRYFFSLDPDDKVIQSNLVKALYLADASAKAQYENLKESGFYTSIISGNISQQISVDTVEIKTDDYPYYFHCVASQRIIRSTSIVTRKLVTEGYLRSVSRSDNNPHGFLIERWTTLENKDVNVQNR from the coding sequence ATGTTCACCAAAGCAAAAAATATTGACACTGCGTTCCGGCATGTTCGCGCATTTACTGTGATTATCATTATATGCTCAATTGGCTTCTGCTGCTTTGCAGTTTACAAAAGCTATCAGCTGGTAGATAAAACACAGGATAAGGTCTACATCTTGGCAAGCGGAAAAGTACTTGATGCCTACGCATTCGAGCGAAACGAAAATATCCCAGTCGAAGCCCGTGACCATGTCGCGACTTTTCACCGATACTTTTTCAGCCTCGACCCGGACGACAAGGTAATCCAGTCGAACCTCGTAAAGGCGCTTTATCTGGCAGACGCATCGGCCAAAGCGCAGTACGAGAATCTGAAAGAATCCGGATTTTACACCAGCATCATTTCCGGAAATATCAGTCAACAGATCAGCGTTGACACAGTTGAGATCAAAACAGATGACTATCCGTATTACTTCCACTGCGTTGCCAGCCAGCGCATTATCAGATCTACCAGTATTGTCACGCGCAAGCTCGTCACGGAGGGCTACCTGAGAAGCGTCTCACGCAGTGATAACAATCCGCACGGGTTTTTGATTGAGCGCTGGACTACCCTTGAAAACAAAGATGTAAATGTTCAAAATCGTTAA
- the traM gene encoding conjugative transposon protein TraM: MQNKSYSRKFLQRRKFYTFLPLLVLPFLTMLFWVLIGRKQGDFAAEKDHKGLILSLPDAILKDDKSLNKLSFYQKASADSARLREMIKKDPYYQDTLLVAAGGPLGVPLKNLDGPGRKRKGLAQPNETQNHEQAEQQVHQKISELNRVLSQTSQPDFESFEIEKLSNKKAPSSAEIERLEQLMAGLDQEASEPESDPEMQELSGMIDKIMQIQNPDLAASNVAEQSIANRKQVFPVTEVRDQANVTLFGVADMYSDSATTSNPDRLSTNTGFYSLENSEPSAANLPAIEAVIDQDQTLVTGATVKFRLSTDVFIAGKRIPAGSFLYGKASLNQERLRVAIESVRSDNALFPVSLNVYDMDGIEGIYIPGAISRDVGKQSSDRAIQGINIPMVDPSIGAQAASAGIEAAKTFFGRKAKLIQVSVKAGYRVLLKDANAKTI; this comes from the coding sequence ATGCAGAATAAATCATACAGTCGAAAATTCTTACAACGGCGAAAATTTTACACCTTTCTGCCATTATTAGTCCTCCCCTTCCTGACAATGCTTTTCTGGGTATTGATTGGCAGAAAACAGGGAGACTTTGCCGCAGAAAAAGATCATAAGGGACTGATCCTAAGCCTTCCAGACGCAATCCTGAAAGACGACAAATCTTTAAACAAGCTCAGCTTTTATCAGAAAGCCTCAGCAGATTCGGCGCGGTTGCGCGAAATGATAAAAAAAGATCCTTACTATCAGGATACTTTGTTAGTAGCGGCAGGTGGCCCCTTGGGTGTACCATTGAAGAACCTTGATGGCCCCGGAAGAAAAAGGAAAGGGTTAGCACAACCCAACGAAACACAAAATCACGAGCAGGCGGAACAACAGGTACATCAAAAAATTAGTGAACTAAACAGAGTGTTGTCGCAGACGTCTCAGCCTGACTTTGAATCCTTTGAAATTGAAAAGCTATCGAATAAAAAAGCACCATCAAGTGCTGAGATCGAGCGGTTAGAACAGTTAATGGCAGGCCTTGATCAGGAAGCGTCGGAACCTGAAAGCGATCCGGAAATGCAGGAGCTCAGTGGCATGATTGACAAGATCATGCAAATTCAAAACCCTGACCTTGCGGCTAGCAATGTAGCCGAGCAATCGATTGCAAATAGAAAACAGGTTTTTCCAGTTACGGAAGTCCGTGACCAAGCCAACGTTACATTATTCGGAGTGGCCGATATGTATTCGGATTCAGCGACAACGAGCAATCCTGACCGATTGAGCACAAATACCGGCTTCTACTCGCTGGAAAACTCAGAACCCAGCGCCGCAAATCTCCCCGCTATTGAGGCTGTAATTGACCAGGATCAAACACTAGTCACCGGGGCCACAGTTAAATTTAGATTATCAACCGATGTCTTTATTGCGGGTAAACGGATTCCGGCTGGCAGCTTTCTATACGGGAAGGCCAGCTTGAACCAGGAGCGGTTGCGGGTCGCCATTGAATCTGTCCGCTCAGACAATGCACTATTTCCGGTTAGCCTGAATGTCTATGACATGGATGGCATTGAAGGCATTTACATTCCGGGAGCGATTTCAAGGGATGTTGGTAAGCAATCTTCTGACCGGGCAATTCAAGGCATCAACATTCCTATGGTTGATCCATCCATAGGAGCGCAAGCTGCAAGCGCAGGCATTGAAGCCGCAAAAACTTTCTTTGGCCGTAAGGCGAAACTAATTCAGGTATCCGTCAAAGCTGGTTATAGGGTGCTGCTTAAAGACGCAAACGCCAAGACGATTTAA